A window of Anaerolineae bacterium genomic DNA:
CGGCTCGGTGGTGCCCATGATCCCCCGCCTGATTGATATGGGGGTGCAGATCCTCAACCCGGTGCAGGTTTCCGCCGCCGGCATGGATACCGCCGCGCTGAAGCGGGAGTTCGGCCGGGAGCTGTGCTTCTGGGGCGCCGTGGACACACAGCGCGTCCTGCCGCGCGGCACGCCGGCGGAGGTGCGCGCCGAGGTGCGCCGGCGCATCGACGACCTGGCGGATGGGGGCGGGTACGTCCTGGCAGCCGTGCATCATATCCAGCACGGGGTGCCGCCGCAGAACATCCTCGCCATGTGCGACGAGGCGCTGGAGTACAGCGGCCGGCGGTAAGAAGAAGGGGATGGCCAGGGGCGGGGTTTCCGCATCTCCACTTACGTAACTGACTGTATAGGGCTTGCTCGTTTGCTCCAGTGCCTGGATGTGATAAGATTCTGAAAGACCTTTCCCAAGCGATACCGGGGAGACGTGCTATGGACACAATCCCAGTTCCGAATATCCTGGCGCGGCGCAGTGTGCGCCGCTATACGCCGGAGCCCGTCACCGAGGAGCAAATCACCACCCTGCTGAAAGCGGCCATGGCCGCGCCTTCGGCGGCCAACCGCCGGCCGTGGCACTTCGTCGTGGTCACGGAGCGGAAGATACTCGACACCCTGGCGGAGCGCCACCCCTACGCGAAAATGCTCTTCGAGGCGCCGCTGTGCATCGCCGTCGTGGGCGAACCTGCCGTCTCCGATTACTGGGTGCAGGACTGCTCGGCCGCGACGGAGAACATCCTGTTGGCCGCAGCCGGCATGGGGCTGGGAAGCGTATGGCTGGGGGTCCATCCGCGCGCCGAGCGGGAGCAGATGGTGCGGGAGGTGCTGGGCATCCCCGCCGGCCTCGTTCCCTTGTGCCTTATCGCCGTCGGTCACCCGGCGGAACACCCGGCGGCCCGTACGCAGTACGACCCGGCACGCGTGCACTATCAGCGTTGGTGAAGCACTGCCGGGCGGCCGAAGCCGGCGCCGGCAACTGTCAGAGAGCCCCAGGAATGGGGAATTAGGAAGAAAATAAGGGGCGGTCCGTTGCGACCGCCCCTGTGTCGGGTTG
This region includes:
- a CDS encoding nitroreductase family protein produces the protein MDTIPVPNILARRSVRRYTPEPVTEEQITTLLKAAMAAPSAANRRPWHFVVVTERKILDTLAERHPYAKMLFEAPLCIAVVGEPAVSDYWVQDCSAATENILLAAAGMGLGSVWLGVHPRAEREQMVREVLGIPAGLVPLCLIAVGHPAEHPAARTQYDPARVHYQRW